The following nucleotide sequence is from Terriglobales bacterium.
TCCCGGACTCGGCGCACGGGACCAACCCCGCGACCGCCGCCATCTGCGGCTACGGGGTCGAGAACCTGAAGTCGAACGCCGCGGGCATGGTGGACATCCCGTCCCTGGTGGCACAGATGAACGAGGACGTAGCAGCGCTGATGGTCACCAACCCCAACACCCTGGGCGTGTTCGAGCAGGAGATCCACAAGGTCGCCGAGATCATGCACCAGAAGGGCGGCCTGCTCTACATGGACGGCGCCAACATGAACGCCTTGGTCGGCAAGGCGCGCCCGGGTGACTTCGGGGTGGACGTCATGCACTTGAACCTGCACAAGACGTTCTCGACGCCTCACGGGGGCGGCGGTCCGGGGTCGGGCCCGGTGCTGTGCACGCAGCACCTGGAGCCGTTCCTGCCGGTGCCGGTGGTCGTGACCAAGAAAGACGGGACGCTGGGCTTCGATTACGACCGTCCGCAATCCATCGGGCGGGTGCGGGCGTTCTACGGGAACTTCGGCATGCTAGTGCGGGCGCTGGCCTACATCATGGCCAACGGCCCCGACGGCCTGCGGCAGAGCACCGAGGACGCCGTGCTGGGCGCAAACTACATCCGCAAGAAGCTGGAAGGCGTCTACGACCTGCCGTACAAGACCCCGACCATGCACGAGGTCGTTTTCAGCGACCGCCTGCAGACCGCCAAAGGGGTGAAGACCGGCGACATCGCCAAGCGGCTGATCGATTATGGCTTCCATCCCTACACCGTCTCGTTTCCGCTGATCGTTCACGGGGCGCTGATGATCGAGCCCACCGAGAGCGAGTCGAAGGAGGAGATCGACCTGATGGTCGAAGCCCTGCAGGCGATCGCGAAGGAAGTCGAGGAGGACCCGAACATCGTGCTCGAAGCTCCGCATACCACGCGGGTGCGGAGACTGGACGAAGTGCGGGCGGCGCGCCAGCCGGTACTGCGCTGGAAGCCGCAGCAGGCAAAGACCGCGGCCGATTGATCTGAGGAGTTGGTAGGGCGTAGCGAGGAGGTGGTAGGAGCCCGGTTCCTACTTCTACCGGCTATCGCCTACCACCTTCGTGCTTACCTCTTAAGCTTCACCCCGACCCACACGTCGGTGCTCTCCCAGGCAAGGTGCAGGGTCGCTTCGCTGTCGCTCTTCTTGTCGAATGAGATGGTGAACGGGTCCACCGTCTTGTCGATCTTTCCACCCTTCATGGGGATGCGGGCCAAGTCCTGCTTCGGATCGTATTCTGTTCCCCACTGACCGGTCTGTCTATTGACGATCAGCTTCCAGCCGCTCTCCGAGGGCAGTGTGAAGAGCGTGTAGCTGCCGGCCGGCACGGCGGTACCACCGATGTCGAGCGCGACATCGGTCTTCAGGGAGGTGGCGTCGTTGGCGCCGGTGCGCCAGACCTGGCCGAACGGCACAAGTCCCCCGAAGATCTTGCGCGGCTGGCCGGTCTTGGGGTCGGCGATCTTGGGGCGGCTGTAGTCCACAGTTATCTTGTGGCCGCTAAGCGTGACCTCAGCGGTGCCGGGAGGGCTTGGGCGCTTGCTCTTGTCCTGCTGCGCGGCCGCGAGTGTCAAGGCGAGCGTGACCAACAGAGCGATGGATAACTTGCGCATGTCTAGCCTCGTCGAGTGGATTCAGGACGACAATTATCGGAGGTGCGCGCCTTTCTCGCAACCGCATGAAAAATGGGGGACCGCAAGGTCCCCCGTGCTGCGAGCAAAGGGAGAACTGCTGGATTAGACGCTCCCGCCCGCGATTGGTGAGCGTACACCACACCCTCGGCGCAAAGGATGTCCTGGCAGGGGTGCGGGTCAACTCTTCTTGGCGGTCACCGCGAAGAAGGCGGCGGCCTCC
It contains:
- the gcvPB gene encoding aminomethyl-transferring glycine dehydrogenase subunit GcvPB, coding for MKDRIRKATEHVNQNEGLIFEKSSPGKFAYKLVPLDVPEVDPDKELGRAARRDLGNMPEVSEIEVIRHFTRLSTWNYGVDTGLYPLGSCTMKYNPRVNEFVARLEGMANSHPYQPEKISQGALLILKVLSKCLLEICGMEGVTLQPAAGAHGEMTGIMLIRAYLESKGNPRRKILIPDSAHGTNPATAAICGYGVENLKSNAAGMVDIPSLVAQMNEDVAALMVTNPNTLGVFEQEIHKVAEIMHQKGGLLYMDGANMNALVGKARPGDFGVDVMHLNLHKTFSTPHGGGGPGSGPVLCTQHLEPFLPVPVVVTKKDGTLGFDYDRPQSIGRVRAFYGNFGMLVRALAYIMANGPDGLRQSTEDAVLGANYIRKKLEGVYDLPYKTPTMHEVVFSDRLQTAKGVKTGDIAKRLIDYGFHPYTVSFPLIVHGALMIEPTESESKEEIDLMVEALQAIAKEVEEDPNIVLEAPHTTRVRRLDEVRAARQPVLRWKPQQAKTAAD
- a CDS encoding DUF2911 domain-containing protein is translated as MRKLSIALLVTLALTLAAAQQDKSKRPSPPGTAEVTLSGHKITVDYSRPKIADPKTGQPRKIFGGLVPFGQVWRTGANDATSLKTDVALDIGGTAVPAGSYTLFTLPSESGWKLIVNRQTGQWGTEYDPKQDLARIPMKGGKIDKTVDPFTISFDKKSDSEATLHLAWESTDVWVGVKLKR